One Lactobacillus sp. CBA3606 DNA segment encodes these proteins:
- a CDS encoding malolactic enzyme, producing the protein MTQADTILNNPFLNKGTAFTKAERQSLGLTGTLPSQVQTIDEQTTQAYAQFQSKATRLEKRIFLMNLFNENRTLFFHLMDEHVVEFMPIVYDPVVADSIEQYNELFLDPQNAAFVSVDAPEDVEATLKNAASGRDIRLVVVTDAEGILGMGDWGVNGVDIAVGKLMVYTAAAGIDPSQVLPVSIDAGTNNQKLLDDPLYLGNRHKRVYGDQYYDVIDKFVEAEQKLFPESLLHWEDFGRSNAQVILDKYKDQIATFNDDIQGTGMVVLAGILGALNISKESIKDQKILSFGSGTAGMGIANQIMDELMQAGLTEAEAKQHFYAVDKQGLLFDDTDDLTPAQKDFTRQRSEFSNADELTNLEAVVKAVHPTVMIGTSTQPGAFTESIIKEMAAHTERPIIFPLSNPTKLAEAKAEDLIKWTDGRALIATGIPADDVEYKGVTYQIGQGNNALMYPGLGFGLIASTAKVLNSATLSAACHALGGIVDTDKPGAAVLPPVSKITSFSQKLAEVVAQSVIDQKLNKEPIASAKQAVADMKWVPEY; encoded by the coding sequence ATGACTCAAGCAGATACAATTTTAAACAATCCATTTTTAAATAAAGGGACTGCCTTTACGAAGGCAGAACGGCAATCGTTAGGCTTAACTGGGACGCTCCCAAGCCAAGTTCAAACCATTGATGAACAAACGACACAAGCTTATGCGCAATTCCAAAGCAAAGCAACTCGGTTAGAAAAACGAATTTTCTTAATGAATTTATTTAACGAAAACCGGACGTTGTTCTTCCATTTAATGGATGAACATGTGGTTGAATTTATGCCAATCGTTTATGATCCAGTGGTTGCCGATTCAATCGAACAATACAATGAATTATTCTTGGACCCACAAAATGCGGCCTTCGTTTCAGTTGATGCGCCTGAAGATGTGGAAGCCACCTTGAAGAATGCGGCTAGTGGCCGTGATATTCGCTTGGTTGTTGTGACCGATGCTGAAGGAATTCTTGGCATGGGTGATTGGGGTGTCAACGGGGTTGATATTGCTGTTGGTAAGTTGATGGTTTATACGGCTGCTGCCGGTATTGACCCATCACAAGTGTTGCCGGTTAGCATTGACGCTGGGACGAACAATCAAAAATTACTCGATGATCCATTGTACTTAGGCAATCGTCACAAACGGGTTTATGGCGATCAATATTACGATGTCATTGATAAGTTTGTTGAAGCTGAACAAAAATTATTCCCAGAATCATTATTACATTGGGAAGACTTTGGTCGTTCAAATGCCCAAGTGATCTTGGACAAGTACAAGGACCAAATTGCCACGTTCAATGATGATATTCAAGGGACTGGGATGGTTGTTTTAGCTGGGATTTTAGGGGCTTTGAACATTTCTAAGGAAAGTATCAAAGATCAAAAGATCTTATCATTTGGTTCAGGAACGGCCGGCATGGGCATTGCCAACCAAATCATGGACGAATTGATGCAAGCTGGGTTAACTGAAGCTGAAGCCAAACAACATTTCTATGCCGTTGACAAGCAAGGCTTGTTATTTGACGATACGGATGACTTAACGCCGGCCCAAAAAGATTTCACGCGTCAACGTAGTGAATTTAGTAATGCGGATGAATTAACGAACTTAGAAGCAGTTGTTAAGGCCGTTCATCCAACAGTGATGATTGGGACGTCAACGCAACCAGGTGCCTTTACTGAAAGTATTATTAAGGAAATGGCTGCACATACGGAACGCCCAATCATCTTCCCATTGTCTAACCCAACTAAGTTAGCTGAAGCTAAGGCTGAAGATTTAATCAAATGGACTGATGGCCGTGCTTTAATTGCCACTGGGATTCCAGCTGACGATGTTGAATACAAGGGTGTAACTTACCAAATTGGTCAAGGCAATAACGCCTTAATGTACCCTGGTTTAGGCTTTGGGTTGATTGCTTCAACCGCTAAAGTCTTGAACAGTGCCACGTTATCAGCAGCTTGCCATGCCTTAGGTGGTATTGTTGATACTGACAAGCCTGGTGCTGCTGTCTTACCACCAGTTTCAAAAATCACGTCATTTTCACAAAAATTGGCTGAAGTCGTGGCGCAAAGTGTCATTGATCAAAAGCTTAATAAAGAACCAATTGCGAGTGCCAAGCAAGCTGTTGCTGACATGAAGTGGGTTCCAGAATATTAA
- a CDS encoding LysR family transcriptional regulator — translation MNTKDLAYFDQLIIQKNFSKVAVFFGVTQPTITTAIKRLETEFNAKLVVRDRVHNQVSITASGEQLAEHAAIILRELQVAHEEINNLTQQQIVLGLPPIIENHYFPKVAAKLAQAGMLANIETVEGGSISLRDAVQNGRVDMTLLGSVEPLSYRNLLAEEFDRQPFSIFVSKHHPLAHRKRIYFSELRDEKFVFFNSNFVHNTAFNKLTRRNHFRPNIVFRSNDTHVLMKLIAENVGIGFLTNVVDHYRDDVVRLDLLDDEQPEFITSIVYRTTHILTPVQLKLLEILHSALE, via the coding sequence ATGAACACAAAAGATTTGGCTTATTTTGACCAATTAATTATTCAAAAAAATTTTTCAAAAGTTGCTGTTTTTTTTGGCGTGACCCAGCCCACCATCACGACCGCAATCAAACGTTTAGAAACTGAATTCAATGCAAAACTGGTCGTTCGTGATCGCGTCCACAACCAAGTTAGTATCACCGCCAGTGGCGAGCAATTGGCTGAACATGCGGCGATCATCTTACGGGAACTCCAAGTGGCACATGAAGAAATCAATAATTTAACCCAACAACAGATTGTTTTAGGGCTGCCCCCAATTATTGAAAATCATTATTTTCCCAAAGTTGCCGCTAAACTCGCCCAAGCTGGCATGTTGGCTAACATCGAAACCGTTGAGGGTGGGTCGATTTCGTTACGGGATGCCGTCCAGAATGGCCGCGTCGATATGACCCTCCTTGGCTCGGTGGAGCCCCTCTCTTACCGCAACCTACTCGCTGAAGAGTTTGATCGCCAACCATTCAGCATTTTTGTTTCAAAACACCACCCGTTAGCGCATCGCAAACGTATTTATTTTAGCGAACTCCGTGATGAAAAATTTGTCTTCTTCAATAGTAACTTTGTCCATAACACGGCTTTTAATAAATTGACTCGGCGTAATCATTTCCGACCTAACATCGTCTTTCGTTCTAATGATACCCACGTCTTAATGAAATTGATTGCTGAAAATGTCGGCATCGGTTTTTTAACCAACGTCGTCGATCATTATCGTGATGATGTTGTCCGCCTTGATTTACTAGATGATGAACAACCCGAATTCATTACAAGTATTGTTTATCGAACCACTCATATCCTGACACCAGTGCAATTAAAGCTGTTAGAAATCCTACATTCAGCCTTAGAATAA
- the rplM gene encoding 50S ribosomal protein L13, translating into MRTTYMAKPGEIDRKWYVVDATDIPLGRLSTVVASILRGKNKPTFTPNVDTGDNVIVINASKIALTGKKAERKIYYHHTAYAGGLKERTAGDFLAKEPEMLIETSVKGMLPHNSLGHKMGLKLHVYAGAEHTQQAQKPEVLDITNLI; encoded by the coding sequence GTGCGTACAACATATATGGCTAAACCAGGTGAAATCGATCGTAAATGGTATGTGGTTGATGCAACTGATATACCTTTAGGTCGTCTCTCAACCGTCGTAGCATCAATTTTACGTGGTAAGAACAAACCTACCTTTACCCCTAACGTGGATACTGGTGACAACGTAATTGTTATTAATGCAAGTAAGATTGCTTTAACAGGAAAGAAAGCAGAACGTAAGATTTATTATCATCATACTGCTTATGCTGGTGGTTTAAAGGAACGAACTGCTGGTGATTTCTTAGCTAAAGAACCTGAAATGTTAATTGAAACTTCAGTTAAAGGTATGCTTCCTCACAACTCTTTAGGTCACAAAATGGGCTTGAAGTTGCATGTTTATGCTGGTGCAGAACATACGCAACAAGCACAAAAACCTGAAGTTTTGGATATCACTAACTTAATCTAA
- a CDS encoding metal ABC transporter permease, which produces MTSISMFIAALGKYDFLQSALITAIMVGVMSGLIGCFIILRGMSMMGDAISHAVLPGVAVAYMFGLNVLIGASVFGVLAAGLIGLVATHSKIKTDTSIGIVFSAFYALGFILISMAESATNLHHILFGNILAVSDADMMTTVVVLGLVIVFIVFFYKELLITSFDATFARTYGLKVRYLHYALMLILTLVTVSALQTVGIILVVAMLITPAATAFLWTDKLVTMLILAATVGAGASVVGLYLSYTLNWASGPAIVLVAAGCFGISFIFSPKQALLPRLWRQPKPRRSVA; this is translated from the coding sequence ATGACTAGTATTTCAATGTTTATTGCCGCATTAGGCAAGTATGATTTTTTACAAAGTGCTTTAATCACTGCCATCATGGTCGGGGTGATGTCCGGATTGATTGGGTGTTTTATCATTTTACGCGGGATGTCGATGATGGGAGATGCCATTTCGCATGCGGTTTTACCCGGGGTGGCTGTCGCTTATATGTTTGGGTTGAATGTCTTGATTGGGGCTTCGGTGTTTGGCGTTTTGGCAGCGGGCCTGATTGGGCTAGTTGCGACGCACAGTAAAATTAAAACAGATACGTCAATTGGGATTGTCTTTAGTGCCTTTTATGCGCTGGGATTTATTCTGATTTCGATGGCGGAGAGCGCAACGAATTTACATCATATCTTATTCGGTAATATTTTAGCGGTTAGTGACGCTGATATGATGACAACGGTCGTGGTTTTGGGACTGGTAATCGTCTTCATTGTCTTCTTTTACAAGGAGCTCCTCATTACGTCATTTGATGCGACTTTTGCCCGTACGTACGGCTTAAAAGTTCGGTATTTGCATTATGCCTTGATGTTAATCCTAACGCTGGTCACGGTTTCTGCCCTACAAACGGTCGGGATTATCTTAGTCGTGGCCATGTTAATCACCCCCGCAGCCACTGCTTTTCTGTGGACCGATAAATTAGTCACGATGCTGATTTTGGCTGCCACGGTGGGGGCGGGAGCTTCAGTCGTAGGGCTCTATCTGAGTTATACGCTCAACTGGGCTTCGGGGCCGGCCATTGTATTGGTGGCGGCTGGTTGTTTTGGCATTTCATTTATTTTTTCGCCCAAACAAGCGCTATTACCACGGTTATGGCGGCAACCAAAACCACGGCGGTCAGTGGCATGA
- the rpsI gene encoding 30S ribosomal protein S9 — MAQVQYRGTGRRKDSVARVRLVPGSGKIVMNDKSVEDYIPFADVRKELLQPFTVTETTDQYDVLVNVNGGGFHGQAGATRHGIARALLEVDPDFRGPLKRAGLLTRDARMKERKKPGLKKARKASQFSKR; from the coding sequence TTGGCTCAAGTACAATATCGCGGCACAGGCCGTCGTAAAGATTCAGTAGCCCGCGTACGTTTAGTACCAGGTTCTGGTAAAATTGTCATGAATGACAAATCAGTTGAGGACTACATTCCATTTGCAGATGTTCGTAAAGAACTATTGCAACCATTTACGGTAACTGAAACAACTGATCAATATGATGTTTTAGTTAACGTTAACGGTGGCGGTTTCCACGGCCAAGCCGGCGCAACTCGTCATGGTATCGCTCGGGCATTGCTCGAAGTAGATCCAGATTTCCGCGGTCCTTTGAAGCGCGCAGGTCTTTTGACTCGTGACGCTAGAATGAAAGAACGGAAGAAGCCTGGTTTGAAGAAAGCCCGTAAAGCTTCACAATTCTCAAAGCGTTAA
- a CDS encoding metal ABC transporter solute-binding protein, Zn/Mn family: MAAFLHQRQTATVTKNSATSKLRVVSTNSILADMVENVGGDKIESYSIVKRGTDPHEYEPRPTDIAATAEADVIFYNGLNLETGGNGWFKKLIKASKKNFKTDVFAASQGVKVKRLTTNQQEPDPHAWLDLANGSQYVQNMNKVLQQKDPENARYYQRRTDRYVAKLTKLHQAGQTKFKQIPASQRLLVTSEGAFKYFSAAYQVPTAYIWEVNTESQGTPNQMRTVLKQIQASQIKGLFVETSVSPKSMQKLAQETGLPIRATIFTDSLAPAGTTGDTYFTMMQWNLNQIYTGLSKSE, from the coding sequence ATGGCCGCTTTTTTACACCAACGTCAAACGGCAACTGTCACTAAAAATTCAGCGACGAGTAAACTCCGGGTCGTTAGCACTAATTCGATTTTAGCTGACATGGTTGAAAATGTTGGTGGTGATAAAATCGAAAGTTACAGTATCGTTAAACGGGGGACTGATCCGCATGAATATGAGCCCCGTCCTACTGATATTGCAGCGACGGCCGAAGCTGATGTCATCTTCTATAATGGGCTTAATTTAGAAACGGGGGGTAACGGTTGGTTCAAGAAGCTGATTAAGGCGTCTAAAAAGAATTTTAAAACGGATGTTTTTGCGGCGAGCCAAGGGGTTAAAGTCAAACGGCTCACTACGAATCAACAAGAACCTGATCCACATGCTTGGCTTGATTTAGCCAACGGCAGTCAATATGTTCAGAACATGAACAAGGTGTTACAACAAAAAGACCCCGAAAATGCCCGTTACTATCAACGGCGTACCGATCGTTATGTGGCAAAACTCACTAAGTTGCATCAAGCGGGGCAAACTAAATTCAAACAAATCCCGGCATCACAACGCTTGTTAGTGACTTCAGAAGGGGCTTTTAAATACTTTTCTGCGGCGTATCAAGTGCCCACGGCATATATCTGGGAAGTGAATACGGAGTCGCAAGGGACGCCTAACCAAATGCGGACCGTCTTAAAACAGATTCAAGCCTCCCAGATTAAAGGACTCTTTGTGGAAACGTCGGTGTCGCCTAAGTCCATGCAGAAGTTGGCGCAAGAAACTGGTTTGCCGATTCGGGCAACCATCTTCACGGATTCGCTAGCGCCCGCGGGGACGACGGGGGATACTTACTTTACGATGATGCAATGGAACCTTAATCAGATTTATACCGGGCTATCCAAATCAGAGTGA
- a CDS encoding energy-coupling factor ABC transporter ATP-binding protein: MIDVAHLDYRYPQQSADDLTLKDISFSVAAGEWLAIVGHNGSGKSTLAKNLNGLLAPAAGKITIDGQVLSETTVWDIRKKIGMVFQNPDNQFVGATVADDVAFSLENQGVPRPEMLERVATALAQVGMSDFATREPARLSGGQKQRVALAGMIAARPQILILDEATSMLDPRGRYDVLQTIRQMKAQSNLTVLSITHDIDEAANANRVLVVNDGQLVEEGTPAEIFQHGPALIKMGLDMPYAERLKAALKRQGVQVPTAYLTEKGMADWLWQLISNK, translated from the coding sequence ATGATTGACGTTGCACATTTAGATTATCGTTACCCGCAACAGTCGGCGGATGACCTAACGTTAAAAGATATTTCGTTTTCAGTCGCAGCTGGTGAATGGCTGGCAATTGTCGGACATAACGGGTCCGGTAAGTCGACATTGGCTAAAAACTTAAATGGCCTATTAGCGCCAGCAGCCGGCAAAATTACGATTGACGGGCAAGTGTTGTCTGAAACAACCGTCTGGGATATTCGAAAAAAGATCGGCATGGTTTTCCAGAATCCCGATAATCAATTTGTGGGTGCCACGGTTGCCGATGATGTGGCGTTTAGCCTCGAAAATCAAGGTGTCCCGCGACCTGAAATGTTGGAACGTGTGGCAACCGCGTTAGCCCAGGTTGGCATGAGCGACTTTGCGACCCGTGAACCGGCGCGCTTGTCCGGTGGGCAAAAGCAGCGGGTGGCGTTAGCTGGGATGATTGCGGCACGGCCACAAATCTTGATCTTGGATGAGGCCACGTCGATGCTAGACCCTCGCGGCCGGTATGATGTGTTACAGACCATTCGTCAGATGAAGGCCCAATCGAATTTAACGGTACTATCAATTACACATGATATTGATGAAGCGGCGAATGCCAATCGGGTGTTGGTCGTTAACGATGGTCAGCTGGTTGAAGAGGGCACGCCGGCCGAAATTTTCCAGCATGGTCCGGCTTTAATAAAAATGGGCTTAGACATGCCCTATGCTGAACGACTAAAGGCCGCGTTAAAACGACAAGGCGTGCAAGTGCCCACGGCATACTTAACGGAGAAAGGGATGGCGGACTGGTTATGGCAATTGATTTCAAACAAGTAG
- the truA gene encoding tRNA pseudouridine(38-40) synthase TruA, whose protein sequence is MTTRYKVILAYDGTKFAGFQRQPHERTVELVFSKAVNKMAKNPVPVIPIYGAGRTDAGVHALGQVIHFDLPNEINPEGVRRGLNSLLPMDLLIKQVEIVPADFHARYDTVGKCYWYRAYQNEFVDPFRRQYTGHFKFTADITRIQQALPDLLGRHDFTSFVASGSQAHDHVREIYAARAWALPTTQEIQFEFYGSGFLYNQVRIMVAVLMEIGQGRRAVDCIPQLLAAKDRAQARGTAPAAGLYMKKVYYDQDELQNDLIKH, encoded by the coding sequence TTGACAACGCGATATAAAGTAATTCTGGCTTACGATGGCACTAAATTCGCTGGTTTTCAGCGGCAACCGCATGAGCGGACGGTCGAGTTAGTGTTTAGTAAGGCGGTTAATAAAATGGCTAAAAATCCAGTGCCAGTGATTCCAATTTATGGTGCGGGACGCACGGATGCCGGAGTACATGCGTTGGGACAAGTGATTCATTTTGATCTGCCCAATGAAATTAATCCGGAGGGAGTTCGAAGAGGGTTAAATAGTCTCCTACCTATGGATTTACTGATTAAGCAAGTTGAAATCGTTCCCGCTGACTTCCATGCACGCTACGATACGGTCGGCAAATGTTATTGGTATCGTGCTTATCAAAATGAATTCGTTGATCCTTTTCGGCGCCAATACACTGGGCATTTTAAATTCACGGCGGATATTACTCGCATTCAACAAGCGTTACCGGATTTATTAGGGCGCCATGATTTTACTAGTTTTGTGGCATCTGGCTCGCAAGCGCACGACCATGTCCGCGAAATCTACGCGGCACGCGCGTGGGCGCTACCAACAACGCAAGAGATTCAATTTGAATTTTATGGGAGTGGCTTTCTCTATAATCAGGTACGTATCATGGTGGCAGTTTTGATGGAAATTGGTCAGGGGCGGCGCGCGGTTGACTGTATTCCACAGTTATTAGCGGCCAAAGATCGGGCGCAAGCACGCGGAACTGCGCCGGCAGCGGGGCTCTATATGAAAAAAGTGTATTATGATCAAGATGAGTTACAAAACGACCTAATTAAGCATTGA
- a CDS encoding AEC family transporter produces the protein MVVLWNSIQSVLVVVLIMILGYVLRRTGWFSDSFAGNISKFIKNIALPASIFVSVLSRLTRGQLGSFSGYLAYAFLAVIIGYLIAFALVKIMRVRPGRKGIFINAIVNANTIFIGLPLNIALFGENSMTYFLVYYIVNTVSTWAFGVFLISNDDPTKSKEKTHNKIDWKKVIPMPLVGFLVALVFLLLNIPVLKVSFISSTLTYVGNLVTPLSLIYIGIVLADAGLKSIHFDRDTVVALIGRFILSPIVMILVIMVAGNFGASFPTMASQTLIVQSATPMLAVLPILANEAHGDVEYATNIVTTSTVLFIIVVPILMSLIQFI, from the coding sequence ATGGTTGTTTTATGGAATTCAATTCAAAGTGTGCTAGTCGTTGTTCTGATTATGATTTTAGGTTATGTTTTACGGCGGACCGGTTGGTTCTCAGATAGTTTTGCCGGCAATATCTCTAAATTTATTAAGAATATCGCGCTACCAGCATCAATTTTCGTCTCTGTTCTTAGTCGGTTAACGCGCGGTCAGTTAGGGTCGTTTTCGGGGTATTTAGCCTATGCCTTCTTAGCGGTGATCATTGGCTATCTAATTGCCTTTGCCTTAGTTAAAATCATGCGGGTTCGACCCGGACGCAAAGGGATTTTCATTAATGCGATTGTCAACGCCAATACAATCTTCATTGGGTTACCATTGAATATTGCCTTGTTCGGTGAGAATAGTATGACTTACTTCTTAGTTTATTATATTGTGAACACTGTTTCGACTTGGGCTTTCGGGGTCTTCTTGATTTCGAATGATGATCCAACTAAGTCTAAGGAAAAGACGCACAATAAGATTGACTGGAAGAAAGTTATTCCAATGCCACTAGTTGGTTTCTTGGTTGCCTTGGTCTTCTTGTTACTAAACATCCCAGTATTAAAGGTTTCATTTATTAGTTCAACCTTAACTTACGTGGGTAACTTAGTGACGCCATTATCCTTAATCTATATTGGGATTGTGTTAGCCGACGCTGGCTTGAAGAGCATTCACTTTGACCGGGATACGGTTGTGGCCTTGATTGGTCGCTTCATCTTATCACCAATCGTGATGATTTTGGTAATCATGGTCGCTGGTAACTTTGGGGCTAGCTTCCCAACGATGGCCTCACAAACTTTGATTGTTCAGTCCGCAACACCAATGCTCGCGGTCTTACCAATCTTAGCTAATGAAGCCCATGGGGATGTCGAATATGCCACTAACATTGTGACAACGAGTACCGTGTTGTTCATTATCGTGGTACCAATCTTGATGTCTTTGATCCAATTTATCTAG
- a CDS encoding energy-coupling factor transporter transmembrane protein EcfT — protein sequence MMNKLIFGRYIPGDSVIHHMDPRAKLLLSFYFIGIIFIANNWPTYVALFVFTLIAIKLSGVKWSFFINGVKPLIWLILFTVVLQVLFSASGGQVYFKWGIITISQLGLVNGIYIFCRFVLIIFMSTLLTLTTPPLELSDAIEYILMPLKVVHFPVYEVALMLSIALRFVPTLMDETEKIMNAQRARGVDFGEGNIFQQMRAIVPLLIPLFVSSFNRAEDLATAMEARGYQGGEGRSKFRILKWQRRDTWATVSFIVLTGVLIYLRA from the coding sequence ATGATGAATAAATTGATTTTTGGGCGTTATATTCCTGGTGATTCTGTTATTCATCATATGGATCCGCGTGCCAAATTGTTATTGAGTTTTTATTTTATCGGTATTATTTTTATTGCGAATAATTGGCCAACTTATGTGGCGTTATTTGTTTTTACGTTAATTGCTATTAAATTATCGGGTGTTAAATGGTCCTTCTTTATTAATGGTGTCAAACCGTTGATTTGGTTAATCTTGTTTACAGTCGTGCTACAAGTCTTGTTTAGTGCGAGTGGCGGTCAGGTGTACTTTAAATGGGGGATTATCACAATCAGTCAATTAGGACTCGTTAATGGGATCTATATTTTCTGTCGGTTTGTGTTGATTATCTTTATGTCAACATTGCTAACCTTAACAACACCGCCGTTGGAATTGTCAGATGCGATTGAATATATTTTGATGCCTTTAAAAGTGGTCCATTTTCCGGTCTATGAAGTGGCGTTAATGTTATCAATTGCGTTGCGCTTTGTGCCAACATTAATGGATGAAACTGAAAAGATCATGAATGCGCAACGCGCGCGCGGTGTTGATTTTGGTGAAGGAAATATTTTTCAACAAATGCGTGCCATTGTCCCGTTACTGATTCCTTTGTTTGTGAGTTCCTTTAATCGCGCTGAAGATCTAGCGACGGCTATGGAAGCTCGAGGTTATCAAGGTGGCGAAGGCCGCAGCAAGTTTCGAATTTTGAAGTGGCAGCGGCGCGATACGTGGGCGACTGTGAGCTTTATCGTTTTAACGGGTGTGCTGATTTATTTAAGAGCCTAA
- a CDS encoding metal ABC transporter ATP-binding protein → MLVVKNLTVAYDDTPVFTDVAVNFNTGKITGIIGPNGAGKSTLIKAMLGLIKVKQGTATVDGQPLKQLRQKVAYVEQRKELDLTFPINVFEVVLTGTYGRLGLFKSPGKAERQASQAALAQVDLTAFAKRQIGNLSGGQLQRVFVARAIVQQAELIILDEPFVGIDLQSETAIMAILKQWRDQGKTIIVVHHDLNKVSRYFDDLVILNHGIVDFGPVETVYQAANIEKAFSADLSAVLFAPTGGLHDD, encoded by the coding sequence ATGTTAGTTGTTAAGAATCTCACCGTTGCTTACGATGACACACCAGTTTTTACTGATGTTGCCGTGAATTTTAACACAGGCAAGATTACTGGAATCATTGGACCAAACGGTGCGGGAAAGTCAACTTTAATTAAAGCAATGTTAGGGTTGATCAAAGTCAAACAGGGGACGGCGACAGTCGATGGTCAGCCGTTAAAGCAGTTACGTCAAAAAGTCGCCTATGTGGAGCAACGTAAGGAACTCGACTTAACCTTTCCAATCAATGTATTTGAAGTGGTGCTAACGGGAACTTACGGCCGTTTAGGCTTATTCAAAAGTCCTGGTAAGGCTGAGCGTCAAGCGAGCCAAGCGGCATTAGCACAAGTGGACTTAACGGCTTTTGCTAAACGCCAAATTGGAAATCTATCTGGTGGGCAATTACAACGGGTCTTTGTGGCCCGGGCAATTGTACAACAGGCAGAGCTGATCATTCTTGATGAACCTTTTGTCGGGATTGATTTACAAAGTGAAACAGCGATTATGGCGATTTTGAAGCAGTGGCGTGACCAAGGTAAGACGATTATTGTGGTGCACCATGATTTGAATAAGGTTTCACGTTATTTTGATGATTTAGTTATTTTGAATCATGGCATTGTTGATTTTGGCCCCGTTGAAACGGTCTATCAAGCGGCTAACATTGAAAAGGCGTTTAGTGCTGATCTTTCGGCGGTTTTATTTGCACCGACAGGAGGGCTTCATGATGACTAG
- a CDS encoding energy-coupling factor ABC transporter ATP-binding protein has product MAIDFKQVDFTYQPGTPFETQALMDINVSIPTGSYTALIGHTGSGKSTLLQHLNALLKPTHGTVTIGDRVITAATSNKDLKSLRQHVGIVFQFPESQLFEETVAKDIAFGPQNFGASETDALATAAKMLTLVGLDQSLLERSPFDLSGGQMRRVAIAGVLAMAPKVLVLDEPTAGLDPQGRFDMMEMFARLRHEQQLTIVLVTHQMDDVANYADHVIVMDQGRIAKTGTPREIFKDPAWLAAHQLGLPKTTAFAQQLAAKGLLLDPQPLTEDQLAAALVKQLPATAFRTGDAHDE; this is encoded by the coding sequence ATGGCAATTGATTTCAAACAAGTAGATTTTACCTACCAACCGGGCACCCCCTTCGAAACGCAAGCCTTGATGGACATTAATGTGTCGATTCCGACCGGTTCATATACGGCATTGATTGGGCATACCGGGAGTGGTAAATCAACATTATTGCAACATCTCAATGCCTTGTTGAAGCCGACTCACGGGACTGTAACGATTGGCGACCGGGTAATTACAGCTGCCACGAGTAATAAAGACTTAAAGTCGTTACGGCAACACGTGGGGATTGTTTTTCAGTTTCCTGAAAGCCAATTATTTGAAGAAACCGTTGCTAAAGACATTGCGTTTGGACCGCAGAACTTTGGTGCCAGTGAAACGGATGCGTTAGCGACGGCTGCTAAAATGTTAACTTTAGTGGGCTTAGACCAATCCCTGCTGGAACGGTCACCGTTTGACTTGTCCGGTGGTCAGATGCGCCGAGTCGCAATTGCCGGTGTGCTGGCTATGGCACCCAAAGTATTAGTCCTCGATGAACCGACAGCCGGGTTAGACCCGCAAGGACGCTTTGATATGATGGAGATGTTTGCCCGGTTACGCCATGAGCAACAGCTGACCATTGTGCTCGTCACACACCAAATGGATGATGTGGCTAATTATGCGGATCATGTGATTGTGATGGATCAAGGTCGCATTGCCAAAACGGGGACACCACGAGAAATTTTTAAAGATCCCGCATGGTTAGCGGCTCATCAATTGGGACTGCCCAAGACGACTGCTTTTGCCCAACAATTGGCGGCTAAAGGCTTGTTATTAGACCCACAGCCCTTAACGGAAGATCAGTTAGCGGCAGCCTTAGTTAAACAATTACCGGCCACGGCCTTTAGGACTGGTGACGCACATGATGAATAA